A single window of Culicoides brevitarsis isolate CSIRO-B50_1 chromosome 3, AGI_CSIRO_Cbre_v1, whole genome shotgun sequence DNA harbors:
- the LOC134835130 gene encoding claspin — protein sequence MSAKEAMENMKIIQSESQRMAREAYVDIPYHKPKQHSLKEFLSRKSVSRKEIPKVCVKTTAASIKMSQEELEEYEKLLKEREKEAAEFFKSESEPEEEEETTPETEEKKEEEPKTEEIVEKSNAELLKEMDEALSNAVGQQDDILSMIDKQNIEKTEDSAAEVNEKSEIQEEIVEKIEETPEIEPKVVPETEISPEKDLPKSPEQQIAAKIEAKRNKLRSLLGDLPEIKPIVADPTLVIDLETGDVVKKELSGPELLKEKYLKNAIVKSQVPHDQDLQIVSLENGMHVEHVTVKPQIDTLKVKKDVKPGAAYMKLKEELQKKITESRLKVVQERECYTKKLEDEKAQYSGEEEEENEDFEEENEQVDEENDDKNAENEEMEVDDVPETEENDVENESESSDDDSSSSDDEELPEATQGNAKKNRIIKAFEDSDDETTEKPSEVSTNDISLSDSMPLGQVLPPETFHDASITSETSFKVPETPTETLWDAEKDEEDLSALCSGQFGATQAPSEIVETENDDIKALCDDKDVNEDDLTDLCSGTFVTQIPLNAENEEKMLENEAESVEKSKKSSPEKTILGKRNVILSSDDENDEKIEENLSPKKIKKLKKKKKRRAALEISDDESEEEEFDESEGEIEQEIEDPEEAEVFLDYDSEENEIEVKLTKQDRQKVATNYFEAEAELSGDEVGSADEDEKDLDRFDIELGDEDQFDQDQLQAELGKIHMRRVLDEDNREVKLLQEMFFEDEEKDGVGRTRKFLWKNVDGAINLMEGVANDDENAGLHHSDDENEEEYRKMRHEREALLAKNNEEKENSLQLTMEATNETTLIQKSVAAETQIVKKRLTIIKKTLNNSTDNSLTTKNSDSPFLISFDKVHKESRASFLARDEETLTKLAGMVKEKDGDAISTALGKAKNFVFSVVTPPPASKQGNKRPSDAAGTEETQNKRQKVEKSDKFKKRLLDSLV from the exons aTGTCAGCAAAGGAAGCAAtggaaaacatgaaaataattcagaGCGAATCTCAACGCATGGCAAGAGAAGCTTATGTCGATATTCCGTATCACAAACCGAAACAACATTCCTTGAAGGAGTTTTTAAGCCGAAAAAGCGTTTCGAGGAAGGAAATTCCGAAAGTTTGTGTCAAAACGACTGCAGCTTCGATTAAAATGTCGCAAGAAGAGTTGgaagaatatgaaaaattattgaaagagCGCGAAAAAGAAGCTGCGGAATTCTTTAAAAGCGAATCCGAGCCCGAAGAGGAGGAAGAAACGACACCCGAGACAGAGGAAAAGAAGGAAGAAGAGCCAAAAACGGaagaaattgtcgaaaaatcgAACGCTGAGTTGTTAAAAGAGATGGATGAAGCACTTTCGAACGCCGTTGGGCAACAAGACGACATTTTATCGATGATTGACAaacaaaacattgaaaaaacggAGGATTCTGCAGCGGAAGTTAacgaaaaatctgaaattcaagaagaaattgtcgaaaaaattgaagaaactcCCGAAATTGAACCAAAAGTCGTTCCTGAAACCGAAATTTCGCCTGAAAAAGACCTTCCAAAGTCGCCAGAACAACAAATCGCCGCAAAAATCGAAGCAAAACGCAACAAACTTCGTTCTCTTTTGGGAGATTTGCCGGAAATCAAGCCAATTGTTGCCGATCCAACACTCGTAATTGACTTAGAAACGGGCGACGTTGTCAAAAAAGAGCTTTCAGGTCCCGAATTACTCAAAGAAAAGTATTTGAAGAACGCGATAGTCAAATCTCAAGTCCCGCATGACCAAGATTTACAAATTGTCTCGTTGGAAAATGGGATGCATGTCGAACATGTAACGGTAAAACCGCAAATTGACacgttaaaagtgaaaaaagacGTGAAACCGGGAGCTGCTTACATGAAATTAAAGGAAGAATTGCAGAAAAAGATCACCGAAAGTCGTTTGAAGGTCGTTCAAGAGCGAGAAtgctacacaaaaaaattggaagatGAAAAAGCGCAATATTCGGGCgaagaagaggaagaaaatgaagattttgAGGAAGAAAATGAACAAGTTGATGAAGAAAATGACGataaaaatgctgaaaatgaagaaatggaAGTCGATGACGTGCCagaaacagaagaaaatgACGTTGAAAACGAATCTGAGAGCTCGGATGATGATTCTTCCTCCTCCGACGACGAAGAACTGCCCGAAGCAACTCAAGGAAACGCTAAAAAGAACCGAATCATCAAAGCTTTTGAAGATTCTGACGACGAAACGACCGAAAAACCCTCGGAAGTCTCCACAAATGATATTTCCCTGTCAGATTCGATGCCTCTGGGGCAAGTTTTGCCGCCGGAAACGTTCCACGATGCGTCAATTACGTCAGAAACATCCTTCAAAGTGCCCGAAACTCCAACAGAAACGCTCTGGGATGCGgaaaaagacgaagaagactTGTCAGCTCTCTGTTCGGGACAATTTGGAGCGACACAGGCCCCTTCAGAAATTGTAGAAACGGAAAATGATGACATCAAAGCCTTATGCGATGATAAAGACGTGAACGAAGATGATTTAACTGACCTTTGTTCGGGTACTTTTGTCACACAAATCCCTTTAAATGctgaaaatgaggaaaaaatgttagaaaatgaGGCAGAAAGTgttgaaaaatccaaaaaatcatctcctgaaaaaacaattttgggTAAAAGGAACGTAATTCTCTCATCTGATGacgaaaatgacgaaaaaatcgaagaaaatctCTCGCCAAAGAAGattaaaaagctgaaaaagaagaaaaaacgtcGTGCAGCCCTCGaaatttcag atgacgagagcgaagaagaagaatttgaCGAAAGTGAAGGAGAAATCGAGCAAGAAATTGAAGATCCTGAAGAAGCGGAAGTATTTTTGGACTACGATTCGGAAGAAAATGAGATTGAAGTTAAATTAACGAAGCAGGATCGTCAAAAAGTAGCTACCAATTACTTTGAAGCGGAAGCCGAGTTGAGCGGAGATGAGGTTGGAAGTGCAGATGAAGACGAAAAAGATCTCGATCGCTTCGATATCGAACTCGGGGACGAAGATCAGTTCGATCAGGATCAACTTCAAGCTGAATTAGGCAAAAttcacat gcgTCGCGTTTTAGATGAAGACAATCGCGAAGTCAAACTGCTTCAAGAGATGTTCTTCGAAGACGAGGAGAAAGATGGCGTTGGTCGAACACGGAAATTCCTGTGGAAAAATGTAGATGGCGCTATCAACTTAATGGAAGGCGTCGCCAATGACGATGAAAATGCCGGTTTGCATCACAGCGACGacgaaaacgaagaagaatatCGTAAAATGCGACATGAACGTGAAGCACTTCTCGCGAAAAACAacgaagaaaaggaaaattcgCTGCAACTCACGATGGAAGCAACAAACGAGACAActttgatacaaaaatcagTCGCAGCTGAGACACAAATCGTCAAAAAACGCCTCACGATCATCAAAAAAACGCTAAATAACTCTACCGACAACTCTCTGACGACCAAAAATAGTGACAGTCCATTCCTGATTTCCTTCGATAAGGTTCACAAAGAATCGCGAGCCTCGTTTTTGGCGAGAGATGAAGAAACACTGACAAAACTCGCGGGCATGGTAAAGGAAAAGGATGGCGATGCAATTTCAACGGCATTGggaaaagcgaaaaatttcgtattttcgGTTGTGACGCCGCCGCCAGCTTCGAAACAAGGCAATAAGAGACCCTCGGATGCTGCGGGAACGGAAGAAACGCAGAATAAACGACAAAAAGTCGAAAAGTCTGACAAGTTTAAGAAACGCCTACTGGATAgtcttgtataa
- the LOC134835129 gene encoding ATP synthase subunit s, mitochondrial, translating into MFSITKCLKKSPNSVQTRQFWGWVTMMFNRVDSSRIRKHGADRVCAEWLLRNGACVKFVGEQNLFCDYNFLPPDTIPFTRKIKEIYAKEAGINSNGFNHLRGLTSVDSVHIENCVYVDNGVFSNLMHVKETLKTLEVIDCQNISDAGLLDVKNLVNLRKFVAHNLAYVKDEKKVKEELAKALPHCELDIKVK; encoded by the exons atgttttccatcacaaaatgtttaaaaaaatccccaaATTCGGTTCAAACTCGTCAATTTTGGGGATGGGTCACAATGATGTTCAATCgg GTCGATTCTTCACGAATTAGGAAGCACGGAGCAGATCGCGTTTGTGCAGAATGGCTTTTACGGAATGGAGCTTGTGTCAAATTTGTCGGCGAACAAAATTTGTTCTGTGATTACAACTTTTTGCCTCCGGATACGATCCCGTTTAcacgaaaaatcaaagaaatttacgCCAAAGAAGCTGGAATCAACTCTAATGGGTTCAACCATTTGCGCGGATTGACTTCTGTTGACTCAGTTCACATCGAAAATTGCGTTTATGTCGATAATGGAGTCTTTTCGAACCTCATGCATGTCAAAGAAACACTGAAAACCCTTGAAGTCATCGATTGTCAAAACATTTCCGACGCAGGATTGCTCGATGTGAAGAATTTGGTCAACTTGAGGAAGTTTGTTGCTCATAATTTGGCTTATGTGAAGGATGAAAAGAAGGTTAAAGAAGAACTGGCGAAGGCTTTACCGCATTGCGAGTTggatattaaagtaaaataa
- the LOC134833589 gene encoding RNA polymerase-associated protein LEO1-like, with protein sequence MDPDTSQAFTEANSDDEMESLMLCDNEIDENSDNEDEAPKVTKKNMKKLLSDSEEEQEKDEKQAETEPEVAKKKKFSALIDSDSENEVQEDPKEAEKSSDDESSEEKSNFSKQKDKKLLSDSEDEQENDEKQKEIVQKKKFSALIDSDSEPEAPYETKNTSDNENSDGKTKFSASPKKKSKQKRKKKEKTKSNDILAGLNLDFGSDSDNSIAGSEKSSSKNSDSDGELSGDEFIRQAGEANLHSDEPKKQRVRIFFLFFLNFY encoded by the coding sequence atggaTCCCGATACGAGCCAAGCCTTCACCGAGGCTAATTCCGATGATGAAATGGAGAGTTTAATGCTGTGCGATAATGAAATCGACGAAAATAGCGACAACGAGGACGAAGCACCGAAAgtcacaaagaaaaatatgaaaaaattactcagCGACAGTGAAGAAGAGCAAGAAAAGGATGAAAAACAAGCGGAAACAGAACCAGAAGttgcaaaaaagaagaaattctcAGCTTTGATAGATTCAGATTCGGAAAATGAAGTTCAGGAAGACCCGAAAGAGGCTGAAAAAAGTTCTGATGACGAAAGTtccgaagaaaaatcaaatttttcgaagcaaaaagataaaaaattgttgagcgATAGCGAAGATGAAcaagaaaatgatgaaaaacaaaaggaaattgtacaaaaaaagaaattttcagcaTTAATTGACTCAGATTCTGAACCTGAAGCGCCTTACGAGACAAAAAATACTTCAGATAACGAGAATTCTGAtggaaaaacgaaattttctgCCTCTCcgaagaaaaaatcgaaacaaaaacgcaagaaaaaggaaaaaaccaAATCGAATGACATTTTAGCAGGTTTAAATCTCGATTTCGGAAGCGACAGTGACAATTCTATCGCTGGTTCGGAAAAGTCTTCGTCAAAAAATAGCGACTCAGATGGAGAATTATCGGGAGATGAGTTCATTAGACAAGCCGGAGAAGCAAATTTACATTCAGATGAACCAAAAAAACAACgagtgagaattttttttttatttttcttaaatttttattaa